gtaatttagtaattatttaaataaataataatataattatatattatatatatatatatatatatatatatatatatatatatatatatatatatatatatatatatatatatacagcccaaatgtatatatatatatacagcccaaatgtatatatatatatacagcccatatgtttatatatatacatatatatatatatatgcagccaatatgtatatatatatatatatatacatatatatacatatatatatacacacacacatatatatatatatatatatatatatatatatatatatatatatatatatatatattatatatatatgctttaaaatagtttatatatatagaaacatataggttatatatatagtatataaaaatattttaaattagtatattacataacattttattctgtttttttttaaatttgttttatagatCTAAACATGATAGACCCAATAGTTATTTCTGACGTCCAACAAAATAATGGACACTGTtttgatgaattaaaaattgacaacaaTTTAAAGTCTGAGATAGTTCATCAACTAAAACCTAATGAAAACTTGGACGTTGTGGATAATTTGAAAACTAATGATTTAAAATCTGCGCCAATAATCAATGCTGAAAATATATCTGCACAGAGTTTATCGGAAGTTCATTCTTCAGGTTTTGCAGCACCAGTTACAACTGCTCCTAAATTTATTAAACCCACTCAACGTGGTGTTAAGCTTGAAGTAACAagtgataaaagttttaatgaaaatcagGATAAAGTCATTGAAGATAAGGATGTAGAtaataaagataacaaattGAAAAGCGTAGAGTTTCCTTATAAACCTCCTTTGTGGGGTGGTATACCAGAAAAACACTATTTCATTACCATTCTTAAAGATGGTTTAATTAAAGACACAATTACTTTAGAGTTTAAATCACACCTAACATTTGGAAGATTCAATACATGTGATGTTTTTTTAGAACACCCATCTTGTTCTCGTTATCATGCTGTTATTCAATATTGTGCTCTTGAAGAAGGAAAGcggaaaaaaggtttttatatttttgatttgggAAGCACTCATGGTACATTTTTGAACAAAGAAAAGATCAAACCTAAAGTGTACAGCAGAATTAGGGTTGGGTATCAATTAAAGTTTGGTGGTAGTTCTCGACTTTATATCATTGAAGTAAgacatttttaatatctatataataaagTGAGATATGGCAGGTCTTTCAACCTCGTTTCTGTGATCaacttgttttgaaaatatttttttgaagatttaagatatttgttatacagttttctgttctgttttatttatactggTAGTTATGTGATTTATGTGGTAGTTGTGTGGTAATTATGTGGTAATTATGTGGGTTTTCATAgtattaattatgttttaattaattacaattcAAAATCCCACAatacatcatttttttaattgtttaatttgatttagaagatttaaaattgttttagcaGCTTCAAAATCCCCATTAGTTTCTTCATCAAAAATTCCCATTAAtttctttatcttcttttaaataataaaaaagtgacACCttttttaaggacttttaaATAGGTATAATTTTTCCATATTaggtttttacatttttgggTTATCTATTAAATACatatctaacatttttttgggttaaaaataattaatatttgacTTTAAACCTTGTTTTTGGGTCTTCCAATCCCTACTttcattattgttaaataaaaatttgttataaaaatgaaacaatgatTTAAAAGAATAGACTCTctctatataaactttaaattgttaacttttaatagttaaatgatttaaaagtctgtttttaaaatagggaCCAAATGAAGATCAAGAGGAAGAAATAGATATTGATATTTTGCGAAAAAGAATGTTGGAGTATGAACAGCACAAGAAGTCATTTTCAAAACCACAAACCTTAACTCAAGCTGAAATATTAAATGACTCTGATCAAATCAATGAAGATGAAGGTGCAACATGGGGATTTGGTATAAAATCTGTTGTTGTTGGATTATAAtagctattatatattttattatctttgttgttattattgtttattatttttatatatgaaattttacaCAAGATAGTGATATCcatgaaaattgttaaaaaataattaacttaatatCTCTATCCATTTCTCTATATCAATGGATGGTAACATACAGTAACTTTCTGCTTTAAATCTTCTTGGATACTTCACAATCTCTATTCTTTCACTATTGGTCTTTCACTAATGTCCTTTTACTAGCATTCTTGGAGGTTTATCTTTTACTAGCGCTCTTgaagatttttaattaatatgcTTAAAGATTATCTTTTGCTAACATTTTTCAAGAATATCTTTTACTAACATTCTTGAAGGTTATCTTTTACTAATGTTCttgaagataattttttactaacgttcttgaagattattttttactaacgTTCTTGGATATTATCTTTTACTAACGTTCTTAGTCGTTTGTCTTTTACTAGCAATCTTggagattattatttattagcatTCTTGAAGTTTATCTTTTACTAACAGTCTTTGTTTATCTATTACTAGCGTTCTTGGagatttagataaaaatagcttgattaaaatagatttaaggTAAAGATTTGCTCAAGCTGTCACAGTTTATCTTTGTTATCAATTTTCTTAGttctgaactttttttatatattatattatctttatatttttgtttaccacatctttaaaatttaaagcataAGACAATTTAGTGaatttgctaaaattttgaacattttcttACATGTTGACATGTTCTTACATGTTGAGATTTATTTAGTTCATTAGaacatttgtatttttgaagttttaatatCTTGTCATTATGTTCATTAAACTACTTATTATCATAACTATTTCTCATACAGCATCAAGAAATTATTGGTAGTAAAtctatattttgttaaaaaaaattttttttaattgtgtttttatgaaaacaccaatttttgaaatataaattatagcTTTAAAGCCATTTACAACATATAATTCATTAGAAAATTACagtattacttattttaatataaattgcaaGCATCTAATATTTGTTTACcatttgaaataagaaatacTTTAATTGTCAAAGTTCTTAAAAGAACTtatctaaagtttttataatgataaattttatacagCCCTTAGTccacaaataatttaaaaaaataatttgtttttcattaaattaatacttaacATTTTTAGGTGAGGATGCCACCGATGAAGGGATCAATTTAAAGGAATTGTTTGAGAAGAAGAAagatatagaaataaaagatcctaaaaaaacacttaaaggTTTTTTTGAGCGAGAAGGTATTA
The nucleotide sequence above comes from Hydra vulgaris chromosome 09, alternate assembly HydraT2T_AEP. Encoded proteins:
- the LOC100201631 gene encoding kanadaptin isoform X2, giving the protein MENLNMIDPIVISDVQQNNGHCFDELKIDNNLKSEIVHQLKPNENLDVVDNLKTNDLKSAPIINAENISAQSLSEVHSSGFAAPVTTAPKFIKPTQRGVKLEVTSDKSFNENQDKVIEDKDVDNKDNKLKSVEFPYKPPLWGGIPEKHYFITILKDGLIKDTITLEFKSHLTFGRFNTCDVFLEHPSCSRYHAVIQYCALEEGKRKKGFYIFDLGSTHGTFLNKEKIKPKVYSRIRVGYQLKFGGSSRLYIIEGPNEDQEEEIDIDILRKRMLEYEQHKKSFSKPQTLTQAEILNDSDQINEDEGATWGFGEDATDEGINLKELFEKKKDIEIKDPKKTLKGFFEREGLELEYEMTEKGSGSSLLHIAQIRLPIDVGDADFVIAEGSSSNKKDAILSCANDACKIIQAYDMLQNKSREDLKRKRQRELEENDFYNSDEDTFLDRTGLIEKKRLKRKQWAGKKEKEEVETFQSLQIKVAAKEKELHDCEEKLSRNKKFSEEANDEDSLDAYMETMSNSLDANTKMNLKRNVLILRKEIASLKTLVEKARPVSLPALMEKKTFPELSMERTVTQNKEKEHDIPLHDQKEFKQQTTVEFKQQTTVEFKQQTTVEKSIKNINVEQKVEKSENKLSKTTKTNKKKKTYSVSNKDPDFAEWLPPEGQVGDGRTHLNEKFGY